The Siansivirga zeaxanthinifaciens CC-SAMT-1 region ACACCTTACTACCTTCTTTAGAGCAAATACGCTCGGCAACTTCTTTTTGAAACATGCCCGAAAACTCTGGAATTTGGTCTCGTAACTCTAAGGTTTTAAAAACTATCTGGGTTGAAATATTGTACGGGAAATTACCTATAATAGCAAAAGGTTCGCCTTTAAATACTTGGTTTAAATCGTATTTTAAAAAATCTTTTTCTATAATTCGTGGCGCTAAATTTAAATAGTTAGCTTTTAAATAATCGACCGATTCTGTATCGATTTCTATAACGTGGGTGGTCATGTCTTTTTTAAGTAAGTATTTGGTAAGAACGCCCATTCCTGGACCAATTTCCAATACTTGTTGGTAACCTTTTAAGGTAAGGGTATCTGCAATATCTTGAGCTACACTTTCGTCGTTTAAAAAATGCTGCCCTAAATGTTTTTTTGCTTTTACCTGATTTTGATTTGAATAATTTCCCACGAACAACTAAGTATTTTAATTGCAAAAGTACGTTTTATATTATGGATTCTCTATTGCTGGCTTTTTAGAGATTATTTGAATTCTACCGAATATTCGTCTATAATTTGAAGCTCGGTACGAAAGGCTAAAACTTTATCGCCAAATCGGGCGGCCTCTTTGCGTAATTTATCGGCATCTTCTTTAAAATAGGCGTCTAAGGCTTCGCGAGAGTATGATTTATATTGCACAGAATAGGTTACACCGCCCATTTCTTCTTCAACTAAAACCCGTGTTAAAGTGGCTTTTTCAAATTTACCGGTGGCTAAAACTTGTGGTATGTGTTCTTTAATCCAAGATAACCATTCGTCGTGAATGGATTCGTCGATGTTGGAAGTTACGTTGTATATATACATTTAATATTTTTTAAATTGAAATGAAAATTATAATGACTAGCAATATAATGTCTTTAACAGACTAAGTTAGACCTTTTAAAATTTATTATGTGATAAAGATCTTTTCTAATTTTTAAAGATTTTTATTGATGGTTATTGGTTTGTTCTAAATGAATCGTATCTGTATGATTAGCTGTTTAAACGCCTAATTTAGCAAATAATACTCAATGGTGCATCAGTAAAACTATTGTAAAGTAACCGAAAGTCTATGAGTACGAACGTTACGAGCCATAAACAAAACCTAGTTTTGTAAACTGATTTTTATTCCCATTGGGTGGTGAATTCTGAAATTAAAAAGGCATTAATAATGCCGCCTTTAAATGGGTGTTCGTTTGTAAATAAGGCATAAATAAGCGCTTTTTTTCCCTTAGACATCTCATTTTTAAAATCGTCTATAAGTTGATTTTGTATGGGCATCCATATTTTAGAATTTCCAATATTAAATTCAAACTCTTTAGAAACTAAACCATTTAAAACCTGAGCACTGCCCATTTTAACTTTAAAAACTCTTTTCATGGAGTTTAAAACTTCTTTGTTTATTGGCCTTTCATTTCCTGTAAACTCGGCTATAAATCTAAATTTAGATATGGCGACGTAATAATGGCCTTCTGTTTTGTCTTTTTCAACTTCTTTGGCATAATCTATTTCGGCTTGAATTATTTTTTCAACACTTTTATATGTGTAGTTTTTGTCCCAAGCTTCAAATCCGTTTTGAGAATATATAACACTGGAAATACATACAAATACTATTAAAAAGGATGTTTTCATGGTGCTGGGTTTGATGTTTTATTACCTATAAATATGGGGTGTTTTATTGCACTATTTGTTATTAGCAATAGTCTTACTGTTTTTTTAGTGCGCTTAAAGTGCGCTTGCATCTATTTCCATCAAAATATTTTTCTAGAACAGCATCAAACAAAGTGATTTCTGTTTGAATGGCGTCGAATAAAGTCATTGAGGATTTAATCTTTAAGTTGTCGGGACTTCCAAACACTTCAAAAGCAGTTTTATTTTCTATTGATAAAAATGCATTCGTAATCTCTATTAGACGCGAACCCAATATAGGGTGTTCTAAATAACATATGGCTTCGGCTTCGCTATTAATGGCATATTTTACAGAAGTACCACTTTTACCAAGACCTTGATACTGTGGAAAAATATACCACATCCAATGAGTGGACTTTCTGCCATTTTTAATTTCATTTAAAGCATTTTCATAAGTGCCAAATTGCGATTGCGCATCAATAAATCTTTTTAAATTGAATTTGTCTTCCATATATAATTTCTGTTACTGCCACTGATCTTGACTGTAAGTATTTGAGTGGTTTAACTATTAACTTTGCAAGTTTAAACCAAACTGAAAAACAGCGAGACTAAGCAATTACTAAAAGCCATTGTTGCGCGTGTTGTTATTCGCTTAGTCTCTTTTTTAAATCCATTCTTTCGTGTAAAATTCTTGTAATTTCAACATAGTTTTCATTCAATGTTCGATAGAAAATAATATGTCGATTCGTTTTTAGTCCGAGTAGATTTTGGATAATACCGTCGTAGTTTTTTCCTAAAAGCGGATTGTTTGCAATTTCTTGACAATTTGAAATTAGCATGTTGTAATATTTGTCGGCTTGATTTTCAGACCAGGTTTCAAAGGTATATTCCCAAATTTTAGATAAATCTTCGACAGCTTTATTCGTCAATTTAAATTCAGCCATTTGAGCGCTTTTTCGCTTTTAGAGATTCAAGATGTGTTTTAGGATCAAAATCGAGTGCAATTCCGCTATCAATTCCGTCTTGAATGGCGTTTCTCAATGCCATTACTTTATTTTCTTCTTCTTCTAAAAGTCTTAAACCCGCACGTATAACTTCGCTAACATTTTTAAATCGACCTTCCTTTATTCGACTTTGAACGAATTGGTCAAAATAACTCCCGAGTGATATCGATGTGTTTTTGTTCATTTTGATGCTATTTATCTCAAATATACCAAAAATTGGTATAAAAGCAAATTCTTAAATTATAGTTACTGGTTTGGTTATGGCTTCTTTGCATGAAAACGGGTGAGGATTTTCCGCCTTAAAGCAAAACCATTAAATTTCTATAGCAGGAGCTGTGTACAGTATTTTTAAATTGTAAGTCGTGGTGATTTTGTCATTTTTAATATTTCTCCTCTTTTTGGATTTTGAGATTTTCTAATTATGAAATAAATTAATGACGATATTATTAATGTTCCAACCACTAATGTTCCTATGGTTCCTAAGATTTCTGCAATCCAAACTATTAATTGTTTTAACCAAGCTCTTCTTCCGGAAATCCTTACGCTTTCGCCTTTTTCTAATTCCATAGCAGATATAAAAGTAACAACAATTAAAATTCCAGAAATCCCCAGAGTCGTGAGTTGAGGAAGAATTTGTTTAATTACAGAATAATCTTTTATTTCAATTCCTTTTAATTGGGTTTTTAAATAAGATTTAATTTCCGAGTATACAATTTTGTCTATTTTATGAATTTCTTCAGGCGTTTTATCATCTTTAAATCTAAAATCGATCGTGAAGTCAGTATCAATAAAAACAATGTCTTTCAAATCTTCGTATCGAATACTTTTAATGGTTCCTAAATTTTTTGTATCAATGAGTTCATTAATATCTGCATCTTTGTTTTGATCAGTTAACCAAATAGATTTTTCGGTTGGTATTAAATATTTATCTTTAAAATCAGACTCGGAAATCTTCCAATTTTTCATGTTTAGTTTGTTTTTATGTTATCATTGCTCTGTCTCCCTTTTTTCCTTTTTTCACTCGTTCTGAATAACCTGCAAAAAAGAAAGGAATATTATCTTCTGTACCATTTTTTATTCGTTGCTTAACTTTCTCGAAAGCTAAAATTGAAATCTCAAAATCAGGTTGTCCTGTAACTAAAATGGGTTGATTTAATTGGTCGAACCAATAATATTTTCCGCCATAATTTCGCCTAGCTACTTCAAATATATACGAACCTGCTTGCAGAATTATATCCTCTAACATTCCAGAATCCATATCATCTTTATTTTCCGAAAAAAGGCTCAATATTTCCTCGTCTAAAATGGTCAAACTTGATTCGCTATAATCCAATCCGTTATCTAATCTTTCGTTAAAACTAGAAATAAGTCGTTCTGCATTATTTGTAGATTTTTCAATAAATTCTAATTGTGTTTCATCAATCGGATTTTGATTTGATTTTCTGTTTTGTTTTCGCTTTAGATTTCTTTAGTGGGACACACCTAATTAACAACATCACCACGCAGTGCCCTAAAACGTTTTCTGGCTTCTACAATGTAAATACTATCGTCGTGATTAAAAATAATTTTCTCATAGAGTCCTTTAGCTTTTTCAGGCTGATTTAAGTGGCTCTCGTAAATTCTGGCAAGTCTAAAATAGGCATCGTCTATTAATATGCCATCACTGTAATTATCTATAATGGCCTGATAGTTTGATTCTGCCTTCGAGAATTCTAGTTTTAATTCGAATAATTGAGCTTGTTTGTAAAGTGTTTGGGCAACAATAGGCTCGGTTTTATGTTCGGCAAGAATACGATCGAGTAAGGCAATAGCAGCCTCATTTTTATTTTGAAACGCTAACAAATCGGCTTTGGCATATAGTTTTAATGCGGTATGAAGCGAATCTTCATATTTATTATCTGAAATAAGGAGTTTTAACTCTAAAGCATCGTTGGCAATAAGTTGAGAAGTAGATGCTTTTAATATTTTTAATTGCGACTCGGCCCATTTAAAATCGCCCTTGTAATAACTTGTTTTAGCAACTTTAAATCGCGCTTCTTGAGAAACCGTACTGTTTTTTAAATTACGCTGAATTTGAGAATAATAAATTAAGGCTTTATTAAATTGCTCCTGAAGCACCAAAATATCGCCCAACTCGAGTTTAACTTGCGCCTGTTCTTGCTGCGATAATGCTAATTTTAAGGCGTTTTCTAAAAACTCTGAAGCCTCCTTAGGTGTTTCATTGTAAAACGCCAAAAAATGCGCATAAGCTATTTGAAGTTTTAAAGTAGAAGAGAAATAACCGTAGTTTTTAAAGAGTTCTTTAAATTTCTCGTCTATTGTTTTAAATGTTTCTTTATTGGCTTGTTTTATCTCTATTTGCAAGATATTATAATGCGCATCGAGAAGCATATCTTTATCTTGAGAGGTTTCAATTATAAATTGAAAAATGTCTTTTGCTGTTTCTAATTCGTTTTCGTTTGAAGCGATTAAAGCCAATTCTTCAATTTTAAAAAGACTTTCGGGCTGCCTATTAAAAATAGCTTTCTCTTGAATAAAGGCCTTGTTAAATTCTTTTTGCTGAATAAATAACCAACTTAAAAAATCATTCCAAAGCACGTTGGGTTCTTGTTGAGATTT contains the following coding sequences:
- a CDS encoding tetratricopeptide repeat protein, which encodes MRTIFILCLFICFAGFSQEDALANEYFKNSEFEKALIEYKKVFAKAPSNINYINQIIATYQELEQYNEAEAFILAQMARINFPFFYVELGFNYQLKKDQVNADLNYKKALATIDANPSSVFSVARSFQSHALLNEAVLSYEKAMELKPTFNFNLQLAQLYGEQGNIENMFTKYINFAETNPIAVNTVKRYINDFITEDASNENNIILKKILLKKSQQEPNVLWNDFLSWLFIQQKEFNKAFIQEKAIFNRQPESLFKIEELALIASNENELETAKDIFQFIIETSQDKDMLLDAHYNILQIEIKQANKETFKTIDEKFKELFKNYGYFSSTLKLQIAYAHFLAFYNETPKEASEFLENALKLALSQQEQAQVKLELGDILVLQEQFNKALIYYSQIQRNLKNSTVSQEARFKVAKTSYYKGDFKWAESQLKILKASTSQLIANDALELKLLISDNKYEDSLHTALKLYAKADLLAFQNKNEAAIALLDRILAEHKTEPIVAQTLYKQAQLFELKLEFSKAESNYQAIIDNYSDGILIDDAYFRLARIYESHLNQPEKAKGLYEKIIFNHDDSIYIVEARKRFRALRGDVVN
- a CDS encoding type II toxin-antitoxin system RelE/ParE family toxin; translated protein: MAEFKLTNKAVEDLSKIWEYTFETWSENQADKYYNMLISNCQEIANNPLLGKNYDGIIQNLLGLKTNRHIIFYRTLNENYVEITRILHERMDLKKRLSE
- a CDS encoding DUF4286 family protein; this encodes MYIYNVTSNIDESIHDEWLSWIKEHIPQVLATGKFEKATLTRVLVEEEMGGVTYSVQYKSYSREALDAYFKEDADKLRKEAARFGDKVLAFRTELQIIDEYSVEFK
- a CDS encoding type II toxin-antitoxin system ParD family antitoxin, with product MNKNTSISLGSYFDQFVQSRIKEGRFKNVSEVIRAGLRLLEEEENKVMALRNAIQDGIDSGIALDFDPKTHLESLKAKKRSNG
- the rsmA gene encoding 16S rRNA (adenine(1518)-N(6)/adenine(1519)-N(6))-dimethyltransferase RsmA; the protein is MGNYSNQNQVKAKKHLGQHFLNDESVAQDIADTLTLKGYQQVLEIGPGMGVLTKYLLKKDMTTHVIEIDTESVDYLKANYLNLAPRIIEKDFLKYDLNQVFKGEPFAIIGNFPYNISTQIVFKTLELRDQIPEFSGMFQKEVAERICSKEGSKVYGILSVLTQAFYDAEYLFTVPPNVFNPPPKVDSGVLRLIRKENYHIPCDEALFFKVVKTAFQQRRKTIRNSLKTLNLSDNLREDSIFDKRPEQLTVNEFINLTQLIEKDQ
- a CDS encoding DUF1810 domain-containing protein — encoded protein: MEDKFNLKRFIDAQSQFGTYENALNEIKNGRKSTHWMWYIFPQYQGLGKSGTSVKYAINSEAEAICYLEHPILGSRLIEITNAFLSIENKTAFEVFGSPDNLKIKSSMTLFDAIQTEITLFDAVLEKYFDGNRCKRTLSALKKQ